Proteins found in one Nocardia brasiliensis ATCC 700358 genomic segment:
- a CDS encoding FAD-dependent monooxygenase, translating to MRTHTLISGAGPTGLTLAIDLARRGIPVRIVDKAVRHATGSRGDTLQPRTLEVFDDLGIIDRVRHAGAPQPIVIAYRAGTTQRELRMTDPKPPSSAVPYPNPWTLGQADTEAILRARLAEFGVEVELATESAGFAADDTGVTATLVHAGTTEIVRADYLIGADGAHSLVRRTLGIEFDGSTDESTRLLLGDVRADALDHTHGHWFASADATTGIVFSPLPGRRHFQVGMPLHAGLEPGLDLLQDAVDTYSGRADIRLTDLNWCTVWRPNIRLARRFRSGRVLLAGDAAHVHPPTGGQGLNTGIQDAYNLGWKLATGDDDLLDTYEVERRAVAADVLGISTALLHRATSGAEDAHRRDHTHQLDITYRDPAATGTLVPGDRAPDASVTDTAGQRLRLFDLYRGPQHTHLSFGENAPCTTDPDVHVWVVHGPGQCPDDRGIGRHVIDTDGHAFRDYDARPGTLIVVRPDGHIAARTDPTSCG from the coding sequence ATGCGCACCCACACTCTCATCAGCGGGGCCGGACCCACCGGCCTGACCTTGGCCATCGACCTCGCTCGCCGCGGAATCCCGGTCCGGATCGTCGACAAGGCGGTGCGGCACGCGACCGGTTCCCGGGGCGATACCCTTCAGCCACGCACGCTCGAAGTCTTCGACGACCTCGGCATCATCGACCGCGTGCGGCATGCCGGTGCGCCGCAACCGATCGTCATCGCCTACCGTGCCGGCACCACGCAGCGCGAACTGCGCATGACCGACCCGAAACCGCCGAGTTCTGCTGTGCCTTATCCGAATCCGTGGACACTCGGCCAAGCCGATACCGAGGCGATCCTGCGCGCACGCTTGGCGGAGTTCGGTGTCGAGGTCGAACTCGCCACGGAATCAGCAGGATTCGCGGCTGACGACACCGGAGTCACGGCGACCCTGGTACACGCGGGAACCACCGAAATCGTCCGAGCCGACTATCTGATCGGCGCGGACGGCGCGCACAGCCTCGTGCGCCGCACGCTCGGGATCGAATTCGACGGTTCCACAGACGAATCCACCCGTCTGCTGCTCGGTGATGTCCGTGCCGACGCCCTCGATCACACGCACGGTCACTGGTTCGCTTCCGCCGACGCCACCACCGGGATCGTCTTCTCTCCGCTACCCGGGCGCCGGCACTTCCAAGTCGGCATGCCGCTGCACGCGGGGCTCGAACCCGGCCTCGACCTGCTCCAAGACGCCGTCGACACCTACTCCGGCCGCGCCGATATCCGCCTGACCGACCTGAACTGGTGCACTGTGTGGCGCCCGAACATCCGCCTGGCCAGACGATTCCGGTCCGGCCGGGTCTTGCTGGCCGGCGACGCCGCCCATGTCCACCCGCCCACCGGCGGGCAGGGACTGAACACCGGCATCCAGGATGCCTACAATCTCGGCTGGAAACTCGCCACCGGCGACGACGATCTCCTCGACACCTACGAGGTCGAACGCCGCGCCGTCGCCGCCGATGTCCTCGGCATCAGCACGGCATTGCTGCACCGCGCCACCAGCGGGGCCGAGGACGCCCACCGCCGGGACCATACTCACCAGCTCGACATCACCTATCGTGATCCGGCCGCCACCGGCACCCTCGTTCCAGGCGACCGCGCACCCGACGCATCCGTCACCGACACCGCCGGACAGCGCCTACGGCTTTTCGACCTCTACCGCGGGCCGCAGCACACCCACCTGTCCTTCGGCGAAAACGCGCCTTGCACAACCGATCCCGATGTCCACGTCTGGGTGGTGCACGGCCCAGGGCAGTGCCCGGACGATCGGGGAATCGGCCGCCACGTCATCGACACCGACGGTCACGCCTTCCGCGACTACGACGCTCGACCTGGAACTCTCATCGTCGTCCGGCCTGACGGCCATATCGCCGCGCGCACCGACCCCACTTCGTGCGGATGA
- a CDS encoding response regulator, producing MTIRVLIADDQPLIRDGLSVLLNAQPDIEVVGEAADGVEAARLTADCRPDVVLMDIRMPRLDGLEATARIVASGAPTRVIVLTTYDLDEYVFRALRAGASGFLLKDASGLAIVDSVRTIALGDAMLAPSVTRRLLDEFARLPARPRPDAARLRALTDRETQVLTLIARGLSNAEIAETLGIAEETVKTHVGRILAKLRLRDRTQAAIAAYETGLVTPG from the coding sequence ATGACTATTCGCGTGCTGATCGCCGACGACCAGCCCCTGATCCGCGATGGACTCTCGGTGCTGCTGAACGCCCAGCCGGATATCGAGGTGGTCGGCGAGGCCGCCGACGGCGTCGAAGCGGCCCGGCTGACGGCCGACTGCCGACCGGACGTGGTGCTGATGGATATCCGGATGCCGCGACTCGACGGGCTCGAGGCCACCGCTCGCATCGTCGCCTCCGGCGCACCCACCCGGGTGATCGTGCTGACCACCTACGATCTCGACGAATATGTATTCCGCGCGCTCCGCGCCGGAGCCAGCGGCTTTCTGCTCAAGGACGCCAGCGGGCTCGCGATCGTGGACAGCGTCCGCACGATCGCGCTGGGGGACGCGATGCTCGCGCCTTCGGTCACCCGGCGTCTGCTGGACGAGTTCGCGCGCTTACCCGCCCGGCCCCGGCCGGACGCGGCGCGCCTACGGGCACTCACCGACCGCGAAACCCAGGTGCTGACCCTGATCGCCCGCGGGCTATCCAACGCCGAAATCGCCGAAACCCTCGGCATCGCAGAGGAAACCGTGAAGACCCACGTCGGCCGGATCCTGGCCAAACTGCGGCTGCGTGACCGCACCCAGGCCGCGATCGCGGCCTACGAAACCGGTCTCGTCACACCCGGCTGA